A genome region from Populus alba chromosome 5, ASM523922v2, whole genome shotgun sequence includes the following:
- the LOC118061638 gene encoding protein LONGIFOLIA 1 isoform X2, whose protein sequence is MEKHVEKQMGCMAGFLQIFDRQQIITGKRLYATKRLPLSTGVDSTPEPEKSIGSPAMPRELEKPEQTRSMPSPDRFKQSPVTELSSPAAPQSLLSVEIQSKSPPLLPVLELKQGTKSSWKFCKEAPRLSLDSRATFDAKGSLKPREIRTNAAILSVNRCNEERTDDDDKQRRSPSVIARLMGLESLQDSSPDPSEHVNKPELRRSASESRASRDLFQYRFIDGVNFQLKQTLHQNTQTSVSRNRGKNLNPNGRAVDPKAYNAVGNLRAEPARAQNKGVGQRKSFFDSADFFPEPKQTISICGEIEKRLKMRGIDEPSKDLETLKHILEALQLKGLLHSKKPGNQTNQRNFVYEETPVVLIKPVKSPASMNRPDGRIISNSPPSSFRQRPGVRRDPYYSAETLPGMSPRREGPEIERNVRGQVRGKNTNSPMANENGGRSPNRRRPMSVETQRRASNDSLEQRRESPVQSPKISSKTTNRSPRRKPTVEIYHKDDKVAVPAEDELSTVSESSLSTSSHADIERLKLEDYNEGRNLLERCDKLLHSIAEITANELQPSPVSVLDSSFYKEESSPSPVMKRCVDFKELEDDMWSTAISNAESNSDDWDFIYISDILRASNYLPEDSDIFQFLERQRHLKGKDTSQVSALQRKLVFDTITEILNRKRHLPPWKGGQISLQQVWSEFQRIRERDASDDLVEVICGMLRKDLAGDTITGWGDCPIEMSEAVLDIERLIFKDLIGETIRDLAAFCRKGKCNQVVPVPRRKLLF, encoded by the exons ATGGAGAAGCACGTAGAGAAGCAGATGGGTTGCATGGCGGGCTTCCTACAGATCTTTGATCGTCAGCAGATTATAACCGGAAAGCGCCTCTATGCCACCAAACGTCTCCCCTTATCTACG GGTGTTGATTCTACCCCAGAGCCAGAAAAGTCAATTGGATCACCAGCTATGCCAAGGGAATTGGAGAAACCGGAGCAAACAAGATCAATGCCTTCTCCGGACAGGTTTAAGCAATCTCCGGTGACGGAGCTCAGTTCACCGGCAGCACCGCAGTCTCTATTATCGGTTGAGATTCAATCAAAATCGCCTCCTCTTCTTCCTGTTCTGGAATTAAAACAAGGCACTAAATCATCTTGGAAATTCTGCAAAGAAGCTCCAAGACTGTCTCTTGATAGTAGAGCAACATTTGATGCAAAAGGAAGCCTTAAGCCGAGAGAAATTCGTACAAACGCTGCAATCTTGTCAGTCAATCGATGCAACGAAGAGCGAACGGACGATGATGACAAACAACGCCGATCGCCAAGTGTGATTGCGAGGCTTATGGGGCTGGAGTCATTGCAGGATTCGAGTCCGGATCCTTCTGAACATGTAAACAAACCTGAACTCAGAAGATCTGCTTCTGAGTCTAGAGCCTCCAGAGATCTGTTTCAGTATCGATTCATTGATGGAGTCAATTTTCAGTTGAAGCAAACGCTGCATCAAAACACACAAACCAGTGTTTCAAGAAACAGAGGTAAGAATCTGAATCCAAATGGCAGAGCAGTAGATCCAAAAGCGTACAATGCGGTGGGGAACTTGAGAGCTGAACcagctagagctcaaaacaaaggCGTTGGACAGAGAAAGAGCTTCTTCGATTCAGCTGATTTCTTTCCCGAGCCGAAACAGACTATTTCTATATGCGGTGAGATTGAGAAGAGGCTGAAAATGAGAGGAATTGATGAACCATCGAAAGATCTTGAAACCCTAAAGCATATTCTTGAAGCTCTTCAACTCAAAGGCCTTTTGCATTCTAAGAAGCCAGGAAATCAAACTAACCAAAGAAACTTTGTTTACGAAGAAACTCCAGTAGTCCTAATAAAGCCAGTAAAATCACCGGCTTCAATGAACCGGCCAGATGGAAGAATCATCAGCAATTCGCCTCCTTCAAGTTTTAGACAGAGACCTGGTGTTCGTCGAGATCCATACTACTCCGCTGAGACATTGCCTGGTATGAGCCCCAGGCGCGAGGGACCGGAGATTGAAAGGAATGTGAGGGGCCAAGTCAGAGGTAAGAATACGAATTCGCCAATGGCAAATGAGAATGGTGGTAGAAGTCCCAATAGAAGGAGACCTATGAGTGTTGAAACGCAGAGGAGAGCTAGTAATGATTCACTGGAGCAGAGAAGGGAGTCTCCGGTTCAGTCTCCTAAAATTAGTTCGAAGACGACAAATCGGTCACCAAGAAGAAAACCAACGGTTGAGATTTATCACAAAGATGATAAAGTGGCGGTCCCTGCTGAGGATGAATTATCCACCGTCTCTGAGAGTAGTCTCAGCACCTCTTCTCACGCAGATATAGAG AGGTTGAAACTGGAGGATTATAACGAAGGAAGAAATCTCTTGGAGAGGTGTGATAAGCTGCTTCATAGCATAGCAGAGATAACTGCAAACGAGTTGCAACCCAGTCCAGTATCAGTGCTTGATTCCTCGTTTTACAAGGAGGAATCTTCTCCTTCACCTGTAATGAAACGGTGCGTTGATTTTAAAG AGCTAGAGGATGATATGTGGAGCACAGCAATCTCTAATGCCGAGTCAAATTCAGACGACTGGGACTTCATTTACATTTCTGATATCCTCCGAGCTTCAAATTATTTGCCCGAAGACTCAGATATATTCCAGTTTCTAGAGAGGCAGCGGCATCTCAAAGGAAAGGACACTTCCCAGGTGTCAGCACTGCAAAGAAAGCTTGTTTTTGACACGATCACGGAAATTCTGAATCGAAAGAGACATTTGCCTCCCTGGAAGGGAGGACAGATTTCGTTGCAACAAGTTTGGTCAGAGTTTCAAAGAATCAGGGAGAGAGACGCATCGGATGACCTGGTTGAGGTGATCTGTGGTATGCTTAGAAAGGACCTCGCAGGTGATACTATTACTGGATGGGGAGACTGCCCAATTGAGATGTCTGAAGCTGTTTTAGATATCGAGAGGCTGAtattcaaggatttaattggggAAACCATCCGAGATCTCGCTGCCTTTTGCCGGAAGGGGAAATGCAATCAAGTAGTCCCCGTGCCTAGAAGGAAGTTGTTATTctaa
- the LOC118061638 gene encoding protein LONGIFOLIA 2 isoform X1, whose protein sequence is MEKHVEKQMGCMAGFLQIFDRQQIITGKRLYATKRLPLSTGVDSTPEPEKSIGSPAMPRELEKPEQTRSMPSPDRFKQSPVTELSSPAAPQSLLSVEIQSKSPPLLPVLELKQGTKSSWKFCKEAPRLSLDSRATFDAKGSLKPREIRTNAAILSVNRCNEERTDDDDKQRRSPSVIARLMGLESLQDSSPDPSEHVNKPELRRSASESRASRDLFQYRFIDGVNFQLKQTLHQNTQTSVSRNRGKNLNPNGRAVDPKAYNAVGNLRAEPARAQNKGVGQRKSFFDSADFFPEPKQTISICGEIEKRLKMRGIDEPSKDLETLKHILEALQLKGLLHSKKPGNQTNQRNFVYEETPVVLIKPVKSPASMNRPDGRIISNSPPSSFRQRPGVRRDPYYSAETLPGMSPRREGPEIERNVRGQVRGKNTNSPMANENGGRSPNRRRPMSVETQRRASNDSLEQRRESPVQSPKISSKTTNRSPRRKPTVEIYHKDDKVAVPAEDELSTVSESSLSTSSHADIELQRLKLEDYNEGRNLLERCDKLLHSIAEITANELQPSPVSVLDSSFYKEESSPSPVMKRCVDFKELEDDMWSTAISNAESNSDDWDFIYISDILRASNYLPEDSDIFQFLERQRHLKGKDTSQVSALQRKLVFDTITEILNRKRHLPPWKGGQISLQQVWSEFQRIRERDASDDLVEVICGMLRKDLAGDTITGWGDCPIEMSEAVLDIERLIFKDLIGETIRDLAAFCRKGKCNQVVPVPRRKLLF, encoded by the exons ATGGAGAAGCACGTAGAGAAGCAGATGGGTTGCATGGCGGGCTTCCTACAGATCTTTGATCGTCAGCAGATTATAACCGGAAAGCGCCTCTATGCCACCAAACGTCTCCCCTTATCTACG GGTGTTGATTCTACCCCAGAGCCAGAAAAGTCAATTGGATCACCAGCTATGCCAAGGGAATTGGAGAAACCGGAGCAAACAAGATCAATGCCTTCTCCGGACAGGTTTAAGCAATCTCCGGTGACGGAGCTCAGTTCACCGGCAGCACCGCAGTCTCTATTATCGGTTGAGATTCAATCAAAATCGCCTCCTCTTCTTCCTGTTCTGGAATTAAAACAAGGCACTAAATCATCTTGGAAATTCTGCAAAGAAGCTCCAAGACTGTCTCTTGATAGTAGAGCAACATTTGATGCAAAAGGAAGCCTTAAGCCGAGAGAAATTCGTACAAACGCTGCAATCTTGTCAGTCAATCGATGCAACGAAGAGCGAACGGACGATGATGACAAACAACGCCGATCGCCAAGTGTGATTGCGAGGCTTATGGGGCTGGAGTCATTGCAGGATTCGAGTCCGGATCCTTCTGAACATGTAAACAAACCTGAACTCAGAAGATCTGCTTCTGAGTCTAGAGCCTCCAGAGATCTGTTTCAGTATCGATTCATTGATGGAGTCAATTTTCAGTTGAAGCAAACGCTGCATCAAAACACACAAACCAGTGTTTCAAGAAACAGAGGTAAGAATCTGAATCCAAATGGCAGAGCAGTAGATCCAAAAGCGTACAATGCGGTGGGGAACTTGAGAGCTGAACcagctagagctcaaaacaaaggCGTTGGACAGAGAAAGAGCTTCTTCGATTCAGCTGATTTCTTTCCCGAGCCGAAACAGACTATTTCTATATGCGGTGAGATTGAGAAGAGGCTGAAAATGAGAGGAATTGATGAACCATCGAAAGATCTTGAAACCCTAAAGCATATTCTTGAAGCTCTTCAACTCAAAGGCCTTTTGCATTCTAAGAAGCCAGGAAATCAAACTAACCAAAGAAACTTTGTTTACGAAGAAACTCCAGTAGTCCTAATAAAGCCAGTAAAATCACCGGCTTCAATGAACCGGCCAGATGGAAGAATCATCAGCAATTCGCCTCCTTCAAGTTTTAGACAGAGACCTGGTGTTCGTCGAGATCCATACTACTCCGCTGAGACATTGCCTGGTATGAGCCCCAGGCGCGAGGGACCGGAGATTGAAAGGAATGTGAGGGGCCAAGTCAGAGGTAAGAATACGAATTCGCCAATGGCAAATGAGAATGGTGGTAGAAGTCCCAATAGAAGGAGACCTATGAGTGTTGAAACGCAGAGGAGAGCTAGTAATGATTCACTGGAGCAGAGAAGGGAGTCTCCGGTTCAGTCTCCTAAAATTAGTTCGAAGACGACAAATCGGTCACCAAGAAGAAAACCAACGGTTGAGATTTATCACAAAGATGATAAAGTGGCGGTCCCTGCTGAGGATGAATTATCCACCGTCTCTGAGAGTAGTCTCAGCACCTCTTCTCACGCAGATATAGAG TTGCAGAGGTTGAAACTGGAGGATTATAACGAAGGAAGAAATCTCTTGGAGAGGTGTGATAAGCTGCTTCATAGCATAGCAGAGATAACTGCAAACGAGTTGCAACCCAGTCCAGTATCAGTGCTTGATTCCTCGTTTTACAAGGAGGAATCTTCTCCTTCACCTGTAATGAAACGGTGCGTTGATTTTAAAG AGCTAGAGGATGATATGTGGAGCACAGCAATCTCTAATGCCGAGTCAAATTCAGACGACTGGGACTTCATTTACATTTCTGATATCCTCCGAGCTTCAAATTATTTGCCCGAAGACTCAGATATATTCCAGTTTCTAGAGAGGCAGCGGCATCTCAAAGGAAAGGACACTTCCCAGGTGTCAGCACTGCAAAGAAAGCTTGTTTTTGACACGATCACGGAAATTCTGAATCGAAAGAGACATTTGCCTCCCTGGAAGGGAGGACAGATTTCGTTGCAACAAGTTTGGTCAGAGTTTCAAAGAATCAGGGAGAGAGACGCATCGGATGACCTGGTTGAGGTGATCTGTGGTATGCTTAGAAAGGACCTCGCAGGTGATACTATTACTGGATGGGGAGACTGCCCAATTGAGATGTCTGAAGCTGTTTTAGATATCGAGAGGCTGAtattcaaggatttaattggggAAACCATCCGAGATCTCGCTGCCTTTTGCCGGAAGGGGAAATGCAATCAAGTAGTCCCCGTGCCTAGAAGGAAGTTGTTATTctaa